In Candidatus Woesearchaeota archaeon, the genomic stretch ATTCACGAGTGTTCCCATCGCGATGAAAAATAAGGAACTAAAGATAAGAGAGTATGGAGCGACTGCATGCTCAAATGATTTTGCTTGTGGTAATGATGCGATGATGCTTCCTGCGAGGAACGCGCCTGCGCTTGGAGATAATCCAAGAAAATATGCAAGCGTGCTGAATCCAATGCAAAACCCAAGCGCGAGGAATGTCGTGATATCATCGCTGCCGTTTTTGATAAGCCATCTGAAAAGATACGCGGAAACGCGAAGCATAATAAAATATGCGATGAGCAATGTGCTTAACGCGATGATCATATGTTCAACCATCGCGAGAATGTTTGCGTCCGTGCTGTTTTGAAGGCTGGAGAAGAAAATTAATGCGATGACTGCGAGAACATCTTCAATAACAAGAACAGTGAGGAGCAATGGTGTTTCTTGTCTGTTATACAATGCTTTTTGTTCTAAAACTTTGACAATGACAACAGTGCTGGAGAAAGATAATACTGCGCCAGCGAAAATACCCACGATTGGTTCATACCCAAATAATGATGCGGTTTGATAGCCAATGAAAAATGCGATGCCTGTTTTTAAGACAGCGATGGTCACTCCTTTGAAACCAAGTTTAACAAGTTTTGAAAGGTCAAACTCTAATCCAACAACGAACAACAATAATATTGCGCCAAATTCAATGATCATGTCGATCCATTCTTGATTGGAAACAATGCCTAGCGTGTTTGGTCCGACGATTGCGCCGACGAGAAGAAGACCAAGGACAGCTGGTTGTTTGAAGCGTTTTGCGATGACTCCACCGACTATTGCGAAGAAGAACAAAATTCCCAATGTTAACAATTCACTTTCCATATCCTACACCCTCGATTTATTGCACATCAGTCCCTTTCAAGCGACAAAATCGTTTTTGCCACACAACTGATATACTTTTTCGTATACTCGTTTGCTTTTTAGGATATTAATATACGCACTGCTTATATATAAACCTTTTGTTTTGGCCGGATGTTTTAAGCGCTCAGAAATGTGCCGTTTAATCAGTTGTCATTGGAAAGTGGTTATTGTAATAAACTTTATAAATTAAGGTTATCTACTCTCATAAAATGTCAAGTAAATTATCTAAATATGTTGGTGAAATTGCTATAGTAATGCAACTTACTTGTGCAGGAGCAATTGTTGGTGGAGTATACAATGGTCATGCGCATACGCCTGATGATTATGAAACTCAAAAAGGAGAAAGTGCGTATGTTGTTAATTCTGATGGTCAGAGAATATTAACTCACAAATACCTTGATGCAAAAGTAAGTGCTTTTTTTCAGGGAGTAGGAATAGGCGCGTTAGTTGCTGCAAGTGTTGGAACTGCGGGAATTACTTATGTAAGGGGAAAATATTTTAAAAAATAAATTAAAGGATCTTCTTCCTAAACGCTCCAATATCATTCTCACTAAGCCCACTCACTTGCGCGTCAAACTGAATAACAAATACTTTTGCATCTCGCAACATCGTTGCAACTTCTTCTTGTTTATCCACGCGCATGTAATACTGTGCGTCAATGCGTTTGTTTTTGTGCGTATTTATTGTGTTTACTACGTCTTCCCCAAGAAGAATACTCGTAGCCAAGATAGAGCACGTATGATTCTCACATTTTATCCCAATTCGTTGAAGAAAAGAATAGAGTGCATAGTATTCAGCGTAATAAATAACAACAGTTGTCCAGAGTAAATCTCCATCAGCAAAATTCTTCTCTGCTCGCTTCAAAGACGCTTTTGCTTCTTCTAAGTATGATTTTGCAAGCCGTTCGCTCGGCTCTTCAATTTTCAGACCATCTTTTAGTCCAAAACACCAGTGCAATTTTTTATTCTCCATATTTCCTCCACTTAATATTGACATATGTTGAATGATTATTAAAAATAATGTGATTATCTTCTATTTCTTTGATTAATGTTTCGTCTTTTGCCTTTTTGTACGATTCAAGCGTCATTCGTATGTCATGTACTTTGTACGGCAATAAATGCAAGGATAGTTCTTCTTTTTTATCAGAAAGTATCAAAAGATCACAATCAGAATCTTTCGTTGCAGTTCCTCTCGCAAAGCTTCCGAAAAGAACAATAATTCCCTCCGTATGTAATGCCTTAAGAAAGGTACTAAAAAGGGGATACTTTCTCAAGAAAAGCTGCGTTTTGTAGAGTTCTGCATGAGTAAGAGACCATTTTGTCTCCAAGGTATCAAGATGCAGTGCAAAGTATTTATTTTTGCCTTCAATCGTGCTTTTGAGAATCTTTGCATTTTCCAGTGCTCCAACAATATTTTGTGTGGTTTTCAAAGGTATTTTTGTTAAGACACTTATCTCCCGCAAATAAAATTTCTTCTTATAATCTTTGAGATACAGTTGCAAGACATCCAATTCGCTGTTTCTTTTTAGGTACATATGTATCTATTTAGATACAGTGCTTAATAAAGTTTTCTCCTTTTCTTTCTAACTTCTCAAACTACTCTCCTCCAGTAGCAACACCAACAATAACCTTTAAATAACACCGCTCAAGACAATAAAGTACGATGACAGAAACAACAGCGTTAGTGCGACTCAGCGATATTGTGGATTATCAAGGGGATCCAAGAGATGCGTACCAAGCAGTAGTTTCAGGTCTAGAAAGAGGAACAATTATTACATCTCTTTCATCGTGGGAAGATGTGGGGTGTATACAATACGCGGTTGCTACAAATTCTCAAGCATGGTATGCTCATCTTGAAGCGCAAGACAATCCTGCTGTTATTGAGGAAGCGCTTATTCTTCGCCAGCTCTTGCTTGACGCGGCGCTGGAGATGATGATTACAAGCGTTGATGGTGTTGATCCGCATGACTTGCTTCAGCTTTTGACAGAAAAAGTAGCGACAGATCGATTTTATGGAACACCAATTGGAAGGAATTTTGAACAATCTGTTGAAAGATGTCTCCAAGAGGGAGCTCCTGTTGACGCAGATGCAGTGGCGTTGCTTCGTCTCAAGTTGCGTGAAAGCGCTCGCGCAGTTCCTCAGAATCATATTCTTGCTCATTATGTTGCGGATAAATTTGTTGCGGGCTATCAAAGCAGATATTCTGCTCTCTAATTTCTCTCTCGACAATTTCCAAACCTTTATATATCTCTAAACCCCAAAAATCTCTTATTGTTCGGGAAAAGGGGAGATGTTGTGAAAAAGAGGGTCAGTAAACATATTTTTCATTCCAAAAAAGCGCAAGTCACGGTCTTTATTATAATCGGAATTCTCCTTATTGCGACAGTCGCGACAATTATTTATTTTCAAACGCAGTTCAAAAAAACACCAACATTCGAGCTTTCTGAAGATCCGGTGACGGCATATATCCAGCAATGTCTCGTTGACGTCACAGAAGAAGCAGTGCTTTTAGCAGGTCAGCGTGGTGGGTATCTCTACGAAGAAGCATTGAGCGATAAAGAAAAAGAAATCCTGCAACTCACTCCATTTAACAGCGATGTCCTCCTCCTCGCGAACGGAAAACAACAGCTTCCATACTGGTATTATCAGAAAGCAGATGGTATTGATCGTGTCGCAATTCCAGAATTAGAAAAGACTGTTGAAGGAGATAATTCAATCCAAGATCAAATAGAACGATACATCGAAGAAAAAATGCCAGATTGTCTCAACAATTTTGAAGCGTTAACTCAAGCAGGACTAGAAATAGAACAAACAGGAAATCTCAGTATAGAAACAACACTCAACGAAAACAGCGTGGACATCACCGCGACACTTCCGATAAATATAATCCAGGAAAGTGCGACAACAACGCAAGAATCGTTCTCCGCGCTTGTTCCAGTTGCGCTAAAAAAATCATACACGCTCGCGAGAGGAATTGCGGAGCATGAACTCGATACGCTTTTCCTCGAGCAGCAGACAAGAAATCTCCTCGCGATGTACAGTCAGGTGGACAAAGAGTATCTTCCGCCGATGGCAGGCGGTCTCAGATTTGAGCCATGCGCGAATCGCGTCTTTTGGTTTTATAATGCGGTCGAGACTGATGTGCAGCAAATGCTTGCGGGAAATATTCCTTATCTAAAAATCGCGGGAACAAACTATGGCGAAATTACAATTGATAAAAAAATGGAAGCGGATGATGAAACACGGGAGCTCAGACAAGGAGTTTTCGATGGATTCACGCAATATCTTGATGAACAGCTTCTTGGGGATATGTCCTACGACACCATGACTGCGTCGATAAATTATCAAACAAATTATCCTATGGAATTATATTTTGGAAACAATGTAGGGTATGGACTTCTTCAGCCAAGTGTTTTTGAAATCAATATCCTCATCGCGAATCTTTGTATGTTTGAGTACAATTATCTTTACAACCTCAAATACCCTGTTGTTGTTTCTGTTGTTGATCCGGAAAGTACAATTGAAGGCAATGCGTTTGTGTTCCAGTTCCCGATGCAAGTCGTCATTAAAAATAATTATCCGAGAGTAAAACTGAACGACGTGCTTAGAGACGTGTATAGAATTCCAGAAACAACAGATGAGCCAACGTATCAGTGTGATCCAGAGCAACGTCTGAGTGGAGAAAGTACAGTCACGGTAGAAGATCCAAAAGGCGCACCTGTAGACGGCGCAGTGATTACATTCCAGTGCGGTCCAACGTATGTGTATGAGTATGACATAAATGGAACAGTAAGCGCGGTGAATAAATTTGCAGACACCTGTCACATGGGAACAACAGATGAGAATGGAGAACTCTCCACGACATTCCCTCCATGCATTGGATCTGGTGTGATTACGGTGCAGCATCCAAATTATGTGGAGAAGAGCGCGGCGACAGGAGACATTGTGCAGGGAAAATCCTTTGAAGAAACAATCAAATTAGATAAAGTGTACACAAGAGAAATCACTATTCAGAAATATTTCATTGCGCCGCCAGGTCCAACAAATGAAGAAGGTATTGGCGTGCATCTCGATGAAGCTGGAAATGTGATCGCGTGCAACGTGAATATGGATCCAAAAGAATTTTTTAGCTACGAATCAGCGATTATCAGCTTAACAAAACTCGACACAGAAAATGGAATGTTGAACGCAGCGCCGATCGCGGTGTATGAAGTTGCGACAGGTGAACCAACGACATTGGATATTGCGCCAGGAGAATATTATGTAGATATTATGTTGCTTAGAGAAGAACGATATATGGGAGAAATGACAATTAAAGCAAACAGTGAATCATTGCAAACAACATCAACAGTTGGAACAGAAACGATTTATTATCCAGAAGAGGATGTGTTAATTCCACAAACGTTCACTGGCGGTGCGGTGTTCCTTTGGAATGTGACTGCGGCGGAATTAGAAAGCGATGATATGGTACAGTTCAGTGTGTTTGACGAAGGACCGCCAACAACTGTGGAGCAAGTAGGCGCGCCATTATTACATCGAGAAGCATGTGCGAATTTATTGCCAGAGTTAGTGGAGCCGAATGTGGAGTAATAAAATGATACAGAAGACACAGCACGCAGAAGAAAAAAAGAAAACAGAAAAAGCACTACAAATACACAACACTCACCCTCAAGACCTTGTACTGTCAGGGGGACCCATTGCACTTGAGTGCAATGGGGTTTTATGGAGTTAGTGTAAATATAAAATAATCACGCAAACAATTTTAACGAGAAAAAAACGAAGCGAAAACAATGAAACAAAAAAGAATCAAACAATTAATAGCGCTCTTCATGATCTTCCTATTTACTTCTCTCCCTGTTGCGTTTGCGTCAACAACAATGACCATAAACTCCTACGCGGGAAAAGATGAGGTCGCCGGCTACCTCAGCACGTACGATGATTACCTTGCAGTAGAAGTAGAAGTGACACCTGATACTGAAACCGACACATTCGCAAACTTCTCAGAAGACAATATTTATGTTAATGTGTTCGGTAAAAAAGAAGCGTTTGACAGCTGCGAACAAGATGGCGATGACTACATCTGCGCATACACGACAAGTACAGCGGATAGAACAGCGGCAGAAAAAACCCTCACCATATCAGTAATAGATGACGACAGCAGTATTGCTGCGGAAGAAGAAACAACAGTGTACATTGATGGAGAAAATCCAACATTCGTAAGCGCAAGGTATCCAAATTATTTTACCGACGCGGTAAACATTTCTGTTGAATTGGAAGATGAAACATGTACATCATGTGGCAGTGATGTGTGCAGCGGTTTTGATCGCTTGGAAATATGGATGAACAACACAATCAAGCAAAACATTTCAATAAATGGTGAAGCAGGAGATTGTGATTATGAAACTGTTTTCGAAACATCAGTCACTGATCTTGGGGCGAGTGAAGGTGCGCAACAAATCTGTCTTTACATCTACGATAATGTGCAAAACACGAACAAACGTTGCAGTAGTATTACTGTTGACAGCCAAGGTCCTTCAATTTCCACATCATCCTTTGTCATAAAAGATGATAACCAAAACCCTATCGAGCACATCAGCGATACAGCAATTCACGCGACAGTTTCTGTCAACATCACAGAAACAGGCGCTGGATTAGACACAAGCACAGTCTATGCGAATCTCTCCAATCTCAACGATGAAATTGAAGAAGATTATAATGAAATGGAAGCGGCGTGTGATGAGTATGAAGATGGTTTGTTCATTTGCTCATGGGATATATATGTAGACACAGCAGAAACAAGTGCGACAGTAAAAATTTATGCAGAAGACAATGCGGGAAATAGCAATGTCCTCACAAAAACAGTGGGATTTATTGAAGACAGCACAGCGCCGATTGTGGTAAGCCTCACTTCTGCGTTTGATGATTATTTCAATGCAAAGAATAATACACTCACGTTAGAAATTCAAGAAGACGGAAGCGGGTTTGATGATCTCAATGTATATCTTGATCTGAGTGAATTGCAGTTAGGAAGCAAGCAGGCAGATTCATGTTCTCAATCTGGCACAAGCTGGTATTGCTACTGGGAAAGCTTTGCGATTCCAAGTTCAGTGTCGCACGGAGAAAATATTGATATTGTGCCAGATGTGGTGACAGATGACGCGGGCAATGATTTCGACGCTACAACAGTGGAAGAAGTATCATTTGTCTACGATGAAGAAGCGCCAATCTTTCTGAACGTCACCATGGGCGCGCTCGGCAGAGAAGCGGATGTCATTACAGAAGGCGATGTCGTTTATATCCTCGCGTATCTTGAAGAGGATGTCAGCGGATTAGAAGAAAGCAATGTTCTTGCGGATTATAGCGCCTTTGAAGACAGCAATGAAAATGAAGAAGCGTCCTATTGTACAGAAGTCAATGATAATATTTGGGAATGTTATTGGGAATATACAGGAGCGCTTGATACTGGAGAAGATGTTGAGCTCACGATGATTGCGACAGATAACGCGGGCAACACAAAAGACAGCGATGATGACGATGTCGTCGCGGAAAGTCATGTTGTCAGCATTGTTGAAGGCGAAGTAGATTATTGGGACGCGGAAGCAGACGTTGATGATCTTCCGTATTTGAATCCAAACTTTTTGTATTTCACGAGCAGTGGCACGATTATTCGATTAGACACAGAGTTAGAATCAGCGTCAGGAACTGTTCCCTACATCCATGCGTACCAAATCCAATCCTGTCAGGCAGGAGTGTTCCTTGCGGAAAATCAGACAGCTGCGGTCAGTATGTATGACGCGGCGATTGTCGGACAATATTATTATGACACAGCAGATAAAAGCGCGAAATATGCGCTCGTCAACATTCCGTCGTTCTTTTATGGAAAAGTAAATATGACCGTGAGTGAAGGAAGTACAATCGAAATTACTTGTACTGCGACAGTCACGCAGGCGCGATCGATGTACGCGGATATTTATTCACCAGATGAAGAAGTAAATATTACAACCTCTGTTCCGTTGATGGGTGGTTTGTATACAGAGCCAAGTCTTGCGTCTGTGGATAAAATTCAGACAATGGCGAAATTTATTGAAACATTGGGAAAAATCACCAACTTCCTCGGAAAATGGACAGAATGGGGAACAAAGATTTGCAGTCCGATTAATGGAGTTCGCGTCATTGCGAATAATTTAGTGACTATTTTGAAAGCAATAAACACATTGGCAGTCGGAGAAGCGACAGGTGTTGTTGCAGGTGGTGTGAAAGTCACGAATACACTAAACAATGTATGGTACGGATATTATTCAAAGGATGAAGTTGCTTCTGCAAAAGGAGAAACAATCACGCAGACAGAAGTAGGAGATACAGGGGTAATGGAAAACCAATATAGAAGCGGCGGTGCTCCATTCTCGAACAAATACAAGATGCTTAGTTTAGGATACCTTTGCGACACTGTCCTCTGCGAAAGTTGTTCAGAAAACTGGAACGAATTACTGTTGAAAGGACAGAGAGGAGAAACAGAAACAATAGGTGGCTATGTTGGTGGAGAATGGGTTCCAAACTTGCTCGGACAAAAATTCACCTTCCCCTTCAATCCACGAGAAAACTTAGTGATTGCGTTAGTTTGCAATCCTCCTTGTGTGCCAGGATTATACGCGCAGTTGAATGTGTATTATCAAATTTTGATTGCCTACAATACGTGCTTGAATGTCGCGGTCGCGAAAGGAGAAGATGTCATGCAGTGTGAGCAGTTCCTCAGCGCGCAGATTTGTCAGAATGTCGTGAATGCGTTCTTCTGGCATTGGTTTTACGGATTGAAGAATCTTGTTGTTGCGAATGCAGTGGGACAAGTCTTTGACTTCATCAAAGAAACAGTGTTCAATTGTCCGACAGGAGAAGATAGCGAAGCAAATCCAATCCCATTGTGTAGTACATGGCGGGGCATTATGGCATTAACGACAATAGTCACCACAGTGGTCGATACAGTAAATACTGTACAAGGCTTGTTTAACATGAATTGGAATTTGACAGGCAATGAAACTGCTGAAGAACAGCAGGACGCGTTAGAAACAGATGTGGAAACAAATATTGGCGATCAGTTAGGAACAACACCGAGTTATGGGTAGAAAATGGAAAAAAGAATACTGCTTGATACAAATGTGTATGGGAAACTAGTTGAAGATACATTCATTTTTCCTTTATTACTAGATCAAAAAACGTGTAATAATCTTGTTGTTTATGGTACTGATGTTATTAGAAAAGAACTTCGCGCGATATCAAAGAAAGCGACAGATAAAAAAGGTCAGAAGATTAGGTTGTATACATTATATGTCTATGATAACCTTATAACAAAAGCGAATCATACTTTGAGAGTGAATAATTTTATTGAATGTTTGGCGCAATTATACATGAATGGATATAAGATAAGAGGTGGTGGAGTTGGAGAAGCAGAGATCAAAAATGATTTCCTGATAGTTGCATGTGCAACATTGCATAATTTAGATATTGTTATCTCAGATGATAAGCGGACGATGCTCAGCACAGCTGCTCTTGCTGCGTACAAATGGGTTAATCAAAAACAAGGTTTTCAAAATCCAAATTATATGCACTATATTACATTTAGAGATAAATTACTTAAGAAGGGTGGTATTTAATGAATGCGCGCAATGCTTTCATAAACTCGGGATCTTTTTTAGCTTCCTCGACCTCTTTAATAAACGCTTTTACTGTTTTCCATTTATACTTTGTTTTCTTTTCCATAATAACAATAACGCAACCATTATATTTAAATTTTACTATAAAAAAGCAACAAATCGCCAAGCAGTGCAAGATACACGCACCAGCAACATCCACATAGTATATTTATATAATTATTAGTAAATAAAAAATACAAAAAAGAGAAGGAAAAACACACAGGAAATTGGAATGAAATCCCACCAAAGAAAATATTACGGAAGTTTGTTTGTGATTATAGTAAACGCACTAAATAATTGTGATAGGAGTAGTGCGTTTACTATCCCTCTGAGGCGATATACCCATTCAATAATAAATCGCCTCAGAGATATGTTTTTGATAGTAGCGACAGCGATGTTGTTGACGAATTATGAAAATAAGGATTTGGTGGGGATGGCGGTGATTCCTCTATGAAACGAATACTGCTCGATACAAATGTGTATGGAAGATTAATGGAAGATAAGGAATTTTTGTCTCGATTACTGATATTAGTCCCTTCTTTCTTTGTGGTATATGGTTCTACTATTATTAGGCAGGAGTTGCGTGACATTTCTAAAAAGGCAAAATTTCAGGGAAAAAGTAAAAGAACATTTGCGCTTTCTGTTTACGATGCTTTTATTAGAAAAGAGAACCACACACTCCAAAACACAGATCTTATTCTTCTCATTGCGCATAAATATTTTGAAGCATATAAACAAAAAAAAGGAAGCTTCTCCTTTGATGAGTTGCTTGTTGACTTTACGCTTGTTGCTCTTGCGTCATTTCATAAATTAGATCTTATTGTTTCTAATGATAAGAGAACTATGGTATCAGATAAAGCGAAGGCAGCATTTTCTCAAGTAAACACTCAATATCAATTAAGAACTCCTGAATTT encodes the following:
- a CDS encoding nucleotidyltransferase domain-containing protein, which encodes MYLKRNSELDVLQLYLKDYKKKFYLREISVLTKIPLKTTQNIVGALENAKILKSTIEGKNKYFALHLDTLETKWSLTHAELYKTQLFLRKYPLFSTFLKALHTEGIIVLFGSFARGTATKDSDCDLLILSDKKEELSLHLLPYKVHDIRMTLESYKKAKDETLIKEIEDNHIIFNNHSTYVNIKWRKYGE
- a CDS encoding PIN domain-containing protein, translating into MKRILLDTNVYGRLMEDKEFLSRLLILVPSFFVVYGSTIIRQELRDISKKAKFQGKSKRTFALSVYDAFIRKENHTLQNTDLILLIAHKYFEAYKQKKGSFSFDELLVDFTLVALASFHKLDLIVSNDKRTMVSDKAKAAFSQVNTQYQLRTPEFYTYENFKKYVGGNQLR
- a CDS encoding HEPN domain-containing protein — its product is MENKKLHWCFGLKDGLKIEEPSERLAKSYLEEAKASLKRAEKNFADGDLLWTTVVIYYAEYYALYSFLQRIGIKCENHTCSILATSILLGEDVVNTINTHKNKRIDAQYYMRVDKQEEVATMLRDAKVFVIQFDAQVSGLSENDIGAFRKKIL